The genomic stretch AATGTCTTGGAAGTTTGGTCTGCAGTTCATCAGCTTCAAATTCATTTCTTGGTTCAACATTGTGAGGACTTCATCttggaaaatatttctttggaaACTTTGGAAACTTATAAGAAACATGCAGAATTTCTTCAGTCCGAGAGAGTTTCGGAAGGAATTTTCAAATACATGCTTGAAAACTTTATGATTCTCAGAAGCACTGAGGCATTTTTACGATTACAGTTTGAGGACCTTCTAAGACTTATAGAAAGTGACAGTCTGGTTGTTACATCTGAAGATTTAGTTTTACAATCTGTTTATGAATGGATCAACTTTGGAGAATCATTCTTCGTAACAGTCAAGAACGAAGCGGATTCTACATTAAAGACATCTTCTAAAGACACATCTTTGACAGAGATTATTGTCCATTCTTCTAAATACGATGATTCTGGTAAAAACATAGAAGCTATTGATGTTTCATCAGAAATCGTCAGTGAACTTAAGGAAGCTACAGAAGAAAGTCAATCAAATGATGTCTCAAACAATTCGTTGACTCAAACTAAGTCCATCTCTTCTTTAAGCCAAGAAGACGGAGCCCCATCAGCACCAAGTCAATGTCAAGGCAACCCGAGAAGTGTTTATCTACTTCCGCTCTTGAAAGCCACCAGATATTTCCTGCTCTCCAGACATTGTGTCCTAAATCTCTACAGGAATAAATTGACTCAAAGCAGTGCGCATGTCAAGGAGTTCTTCTTTGAGACATACTTTGAGAGCTCTTGTCCCTTGAGCGGGTTTTGGTCTCCTGCCGCTCTTCACCGAGACTGCAGCAGCTTTGAGCACCTGGGCGTCGTCTGCATCGCCAAGAACACGTTGGCCgccttttcttttcaaaaagaCAAATGGCTGTGCTGCTCCAGCAATAAAAGTCTTACCAACTGTACACTTCTTGTACACAACAGTGTCCTGTACGCTTGCTTAAATTACAATACGGACAGTGAGCTGTTTGCCTTTCAGAACAGTAAATGGGTGAGCGTGTTGGCTATTGAAACtgttacaaaattaattatttctcaCGACATCTTCATCTACATCATCAATTTACAACACTCTATTATAAGCTCTACAGAACAAGACTCTACTGTCATTCAGTTTAACCCACTTCTGCCATCATCACACTCTGAAATTAAACAAGCCATTGGGAATCCAGACTACGCCATCAGCTTTTACCCAAAAATTCTCTTATTTGAGAAAGTTCCTAGGAAAGAGTCGACTGCGACACTAGTCTCGGCCTGGGACACAGACAGTAATGCCTTATCAAATGTCATTGAGCTGGACTTCTCTGCTGAGGGCATGGTCAGTTTCCGTGATGAGAAATGTACTTATATTCTAGACGACAGCGGACGTCTCTACGCAATGAATCAGCTAGAAACAATTCAGTTCACGTTCCTTAACCGACTCTGGAGCTTAAGGTCCGAGCTGAAGGGAGCTGTGCTGTTTAAAGGCGTACTGTTTCTGTGTGGCATGTTTCCAGACGACAATGACTATCAGAAAAATGTTTTCCCCTCGTTAAAGCTTCTGACGGCCGAGTTTCAAGATTTCATCTCAAATTTCGTTCCGTGCACTTTTGTAAAAAgtcatcttttttgaaattattgaTTAGTCTTGGTCCGCTCAAGACTTGAAGATGTGACAATAGGAGGTATCCATGCTCGTAGTCGCAACGTTCGACCTTTATCTTTAAAGATAATCTTTGCTCAGCTTCACCTatccgttggggcaccacacaagatttgtcgaccgtctttctccattcctctctttcttttgtcttggatagaacctctttcaatggcaggttcgtccattcttttatgttgtcttcccatcgctttctctgtttgcctcttctttttttcctggtacgtTCCAtgaaagaaggtctttgcaagtGCCGAAGAAACTTGTACTATGGTCATAGAGTTGaggagggttttttttttcaatagttagcaggtcatcatggggttcAATCGCATGCTGTAaccttgtctctaatctcttggtttctGATGCGGTCTtcaaatgtgatacctaggatctttctcaATCATCTCaactccattgctaggatcctcctctctagctctgcagtcagcgtccaagacttgcaagcatataacaatgtggccatgaccagggagcgcatcagtttGATTTTCGAACACTAGCAAATAATAAGGTAGTTGTCACAATGTTATCATAACGTTATAATTTTCTTATAATGTTATCATTATCTTATAATGCTATCTTCCTCTTATCATTCCATTGTATCATTGTGTTCTCATTGACCCAGTACTACAAGGTCATATTATGTGTGGTGGAATCGAGGCTTAGGAACGGGATTTCCCCCATAGTCTGAATATTTGCTAGGCTGACGCTTTACATTCGCACTAAAGCTTTCGCCCCTTCCCAAGAGGCTATGCACCCAGACAAAAAGTACTTGCCGTTGAAAGAAAGTTTGATAGGAAAATGGGAACATTGTCTTCAATCATTGAATTCTATTATATTATATGATGTAGAAGGTGAACAAAGTCTAATACTCAGATCTTACACAGAACGTCATCGCCCTGTTACATTGACCATTATTCATTTAGAATGTaccagttttatttgtattataaactaaataaattCTTTCATACTGTCACCTACCAGGCTGCAGTAGGTCGCAGCGGtcaaacatttataaataacCATTGGAATGTATAAATATTCATTAATTGAATATCatcaagaatataattttctcATGTTTTTTCTCATAATATGACGCAATAAACaatgttttgagttttgaatataaaaaaacagaCATCATTTTCATCTGACAATATTTTTATAGATTTGcgtttaaaaacattattcataCTAGTTCATGAAAATCTTACATCAGtgttgtacacattttttttaagagtcAAACATCGTGAAAGTTAGTAATCAAGTTTAGAAGAAATACATGTACACTCTATGCAAAGTCCACATCGCCATCAATTGTGTTTCGTAATAAAAAGCTAACCAAATCTAAGCTTCAAGTTTTtgtcatgatttttaaaaattatttacgcCACTGATATCCTAACTACGACCCGCGGGTTACATCCGGCACTTCTAAACATCTGCCCACAATCCACACAAAAGATCCAGAGACTCGGTTCCTTTAGAGTTTAGACATAGATTCCTTGTGCCTGGTGACACATGCGCATGGAAATTATTTGGCCCCTTGGCTTAAAAATTGTTTCTTACCAATGATTTATGCCtgtcagaccttacgatctataaggGAAGATGATGTTTGGCTCATCTATTATTTTTGGCCGACGGTCAACGAGGATgccatgtggacagcacaacgacaaaccggctttcttttcaccaactaatgtcaggtacccaccagagctgggtggactcagaggcgccctaaaaatcccaaaattaaaaaacccagtcttcaccaggttttgaacccgggaccctttggttcggaagccaagcgctttaccactcatccactgcgCCTCCTGGGGTAGCAAGACTTGCACCCATTTTATTCTCatttctttaattctttttattctttttgtaaaatgtcagtatcttgtgttgtttttattgttctatatagtATGCCATTAATGACATGTTCTCAAAAAgcttctgacaaccagtccaactcctggccttcaggTGTGGGTCAGATATTGAGTCAGGCGtagctgttttcactaacaggagaaggggcaaaggcgagtaactggcgcctaaaccattAAGCTTCGGGCATGAGGGGCTCGTTAGTCATTGCTGGCTATCCACCTAGAAAAAGGAAAACTCCGAATTCAAAACTCTGCCGTCtcgcagctatacccaatcatggaaaATGTTTCGGGAGTTAACCCCGAGGGGAAAAAACAAGGACtcggtgacccttaggcagtttgcagcgaCCCAACTGGTCCCAAACTTCCCGATCCTTTAgattcagcggttctcaaccttttatgctcggcgacccctttttacaatcctccactctgccgcgccccccccccccccccccccgcaaatatacacagcaatagaagaatagacaaaaacaatccatttttttcgatggtctttggcgacccctggcaaatagtcaatcgacccccaagggggtcgcgacccacaggttgagaaaacCTGCTTTAGATACATCAGAtgcgtggaggggggggggggaaatgatgtgtgggcgacatcgttccgaccacagctaagaCCTTCATctaatttccatgagatgatccatagtcgctttgtGACCGAAGGAGGCCACCATTATCTTTTGCCGTCATcagcaaataatctgacttttgatGTTTTAGgaatacattcatttttttgttcccAGCTTTTAGGTAAGGTATAAAGCTATCACGCGCGGGGCCCCCTCGGACCGCGAGGCCGTCGGCGGTCACCTACATCAACTACGCCTTACGCCAAGTCTGCACCAGGGAAATAAATGTTACACCGGGAAAGTAAATGTTACATAAGGCCGTAGACGCTTGACACAGGGCGTAAATGTTACATAAGGCCGTAAACGCTTGACACAGGGCGTAAATGTTACATAAGGCCGTAGACGCTTGACACAGGGTGTAAATGTTACATAAGACCGTAGACGCTTGACACAGGGTGTAAATGTTACATAAGGCCGTAGACGCTTGACACAGGGTGTAAATGTTACATAAGACCGTAGACGCTTGACACAGGGCGTAAATGTTACATAAGGCCGTAGACGCTTGACACAGGGTGTAAATGTTACATAAGGCCGTAGACGCTTGACACAGGGTGTAAATGTTACATAAGACCGTAGACGCTTGACACAGGGTGTAAATGTTACATAAGACCGTAAACGCTTGAAACAGGGTGTAAATGTTACATAAGGCCGTAGACGCTTGACACAGGGTGTAAATGTTACATAAGGCCGTAAACGCTTGACACAGGGTGTAAAGGTTACACAAGGTAGCAATTTCTTACAATTTCTGCactacaccaaaaaaaaacaacaacattataactataagaaaccaaaatgtaccttcacaccagactcactcataccttacatgtgacaaagtcgGTCTGTCAATCGAATTCCTTCATCCCTTACTATCACTTGTCTCGGCGTTTCTTGTCTTAACATCACTTGTTTTAATATCACATGTCTCACTATCATTAGTCACAATGAGTGTTAGTTTCACTATTCTCACTATTATTAGTGTTGATTCCACTAGTCTCACTATCATTAGTGTTGATTCCACTAGTCTCACTATCATTAGTGTTGATTCCACTAGTCTCACTATCATTAGTGTTGATTCCACTAGTCTCACTATCATTAGTGTTGATTCCTCTAGTCTCACTATCATTAGTGTTGATTCCACTAGTCTCACTATCATTAGTGTTGATTCCACTAGTCTCACTATCATTAGTGTGATATCACTAGTCTCACTATCATTAGTGTTAATATCGCTAGCCTAGCCAATCGCTAGTCTCACTATCATTAGTGTGATATCACTAGTCTCACTATCATTAGTGTTAATATCGCTAGCCTAGCCAATCGCTAGTCTCGCTATCACTAGTCTTACTATTAACAGTCAGTCAAACTTTCGCTGGTATCAATCTCAATAGTTTCACTCTTACCTTTCGTCATTAGTATTCTAATTGagttaattaataataagttaGAATCTCTAAGTACTCATTAAATATGATTAGTTTATACCAGTATCCCAACTGTCATGTCCCATTCGCAGTCatgcacacactcacacacatacacatacacacacacacgtacacacacacatacacacacatacacacacacatacacacacttacacacacatacacacacatacacacacatacacacacttacacacacacatacacacacttacacacacacatacgcaatGTGTTTGTGACGAAATACGTCCCTCTCaatacagaactgaccagtgcggaactaccccccccctttttaccaCTAGTTAGCATTGTATAGCCCACTCTCAACACTAAACTGACCAGTGTAGAACACAAACATCCTATTACACCAAGGTTAGATCCAACCACTAAATTATAGGCCATAAACATACATCCCAAGTTACACCCCAAACGCCGAAACAAAAGCACGCAACTGTAaagtccagggacattaaaatttAGTGTCCACGTACATTTCTTTGAGTCGACACTCCTAACGCCCAGAGCTATTCAAAGCGTTCCCGTCCGCTGTGCCATCGAGCGCTGGTTCAGCCTGATAATTGTTGCATGGTTCCGCTTTCATCCtccttcgtccccccccccccgggggtgCGGGTTGAAGAAGTCAGGTGAGTGAGCCgcaaatgaaaagattggtccaatttaacaattctaaatTCGAAAGACTCGCTGGCCATTGGAGCGTCACTACTCTTAACATACCGCTCGGGAACCTATAAAAGcgaaagtttcaggttaatgccattctagatcagaatcactgagaagtcagaagactctcaagtcaGCGATTCGTTTGGGAACTTGTGTGAGTTGGACAAAcgttatcattattatttagtgtatCTTCGCCTGTAACATTTACGTTCATGTATCATTGCCACGTTAACACTTGTTTGCttccaaatattatatttgtaaatctctATAAATATGTGTTCATCATTTactcgtcaatgttgactgtactcccaacggtggacatccaccctacaatttagttaatcctaatgtctatttatgcatttgttattCATTCATATCCATATTCATCTGGACCTGCTCACGTCTAGATTATTTCCTTACCTGTGCATAGGTAGGCCTACCTGTTCATGTGCACACATAgtcacatatatatacattataattatGCTTGTTTTTGTTATGCACATACTGTGCTGTTACCATGCATCCTTAGGCCCGAGAATCAGTCTTGCGTGTCTACCCCCACTATTTTCGGCTTGTCACTAATTATGTGCccttttctacccccccccttttttttcccttcttctCGTCAAGGTCCTCTGGTCACGAGCGACCCTGGACTTGTTTACTTGTGGGTAAATGAGGTCACAGGGGCTACAACCCTGTTATACGGTCCCCCTGTTTCCCTCCTCATTtatgcccctgccttgtacatttatatgtgCATTcgcaatattattattatattatttatacagCGATTATTATTAGACCTAGTAAAATATCGTAAACATGTATCTTAGTTAGCctgagggagacgctcctatCAAGGACGCACCCCTCGCCAACCAGCTTGTATGGTTAAATAATTCAGGCTCCTCTCATGTGTCATTTCATAGCCTCCTACATcagggctggcgtgttttgGTTGCCTGAAGGTAGACctcagcagctctccacacattcccgttgagggtgagtcactcatcaCCCTCGACCAGAACtgaaggcattccaggctgaaGTCCCAGGACCGGTCTGCACCTACCGCAggagtaagcccaccgcgtggcatcctcaTATTCCTCACACTAGCGCCTGCCTACCTGCAGGGCATCAGCAACTGGCTGCCAGCGCAACGGAGCTTCAACTTACCCCATCCCGAAGGAGAACCTTGAATacagataagtgagagacagccgaataagcaaaccatacacgAGTTTTATGAGCGAAATCCCAGTGATGATACTATCTTAAAAGTtatcataaaatcctaaatcaGTCTGTACATTCCCCCCTTACTCGCTGATTGTATTTCTccttaattaatctttattaaatatttgttctccCACAAAATCATTAAGCTTTGCGTTTTGCTTGTGCCTGTCTATGTGCCTATATAataccaacaaaatatttaccacgttgtggctctaagactttacccctaggagTCGCAGGCCATCATCCCCATCAGAAAGAGCAAACAGACCGATCGGCG from Biomphalaria glabrata chromosome 9, xgBioGlab47.1, whole genome shotgun sequence encodes the following:
- the LOC106050455 gene encoding uncharacterized protein LOC106050455, with the translated sequence MNSCEDIPHKNISLAIIQCIGKFRNSSIYEDFQVNIEGETIRCHLFILASCSEFFSSLIRSNMKEKQEMKVDLQNIPMKIFQLILKTLYTGCELLTKDNVLEVWSAVHQLQIHFLVQHCEDFILENISLETLETYKKHAEFLQSERVSEGIFKYMLENFMILRSTEAFLRLQFEDLLRLIESDSLVVTSEDLVLQSVYEWINFGESFFVTVKNEADSTLKTSSKDTSLTEIIVHSSKYDDSGKNIEAIDVSSEIVSELKEATEESQSNDVSNNSLTQTKSISSLSQEDGAPSAPSQCQGNPRSVYLLPLLKATRYFLLSRHCVLNLYRNKLTQSSAHVKEFFFETYFESSCPLSGFWSPAALHRDCSSFEHLGVVCIAKNTLAAFSFQKDKWLCCSSNKSLTNCTLLVHNSVLYACLNYNTDSELFAFQNSKWVSVLAIETVTKLIISHDIFIYIINLQHSIISSTEQDSTVIQFNPLLPSSHSEIKQAIGNPDYAISFYPKILLFEKVPRKESTATLVSAWDTDSNALSNVIELDFSAEGMVSFRDEKCTYILDDSGRLYAMNQLETIQFTFLNRLWSLRSELKGAVLFKGVLFLCGMFPDDNDYQKNVFPSLKLLTAEFQDFISNFVPCTFVKSHLF